ggggaggagttAGGAGTGTGCCTAGTGGAAGACTGGAGGGCACTTGCTGAGCATGTGAGCTTTGgaactagagaaatggcttagcaattcagaacacttgctgtttttgcagaggaccagggttcaattcctaatgCCTACATGGTGTCCAGGGGGATCTGTTGCCATCTTCTGACtttctcaggcactgcatgcatgtggtgcagacatatatgcaggcaaaacacccattctcataaaataataataataaaaaagacaccTTAGGTTTTGTTTCCAGCACtacaaaaacaaatttgaaaaaaaaaaaaaggaaatcaaaggttCAAAATCTTAGGCTGGGGACGTAGGTAGTCAGCAGACTGCTGGCTTTGAGTGCACAGTGCTCTGGGTTCAACCCAGCAGCACATAAAACACATGCGGTGACACAAGTCTGTAATTCCGACACtcgggaggtgggaggaggaggagcagaaattcaaagtcatcttcagctacgtGGTCAGCATGAGGCCACCCTTAGCTACATGAAGactagcaataaataaataaacaaataaataaataaataatttaattaaattgaaaaaagaGACAATCCAGActtttccttcctcattcctgTGCTTGCTGTGACCAGAGTCCTACTCTGCTTTGTCTACTAGACCAGTcaacctccaggtcttctggaacCTTCCTATGGTATCCTACCCTAAGCACCCATTCCAAAGGCCCTCATTGCCCTGATCTAATATCTTCAGAGACTCtggttgagttttgttttgttttttttttttttgtttgtttgttttttggtttttcgagacagggtttctctgtgtagctttgcgcctttcctggaactcacttggtagcccaggctggcctcgaactcacagagatccgcctggctctgcctcccgagtgctgggattaaaggcgtgttttgtttttgaaacagcgTCTTATGTAGTgcaagctgtcctggaattccctgtgtaggtgaggatgaccttgaactcctgatgatCCGCCTCTACCAACACCGCCAGCCAACTTTCAATAAATATGCCTTAAATAAATAGACAGAAGGGCAATGGCTTCTTAACAAACTGCTGGGACAATCAGCAGATCTCAGTGTCTCCAgctaaggggctagagagatgagttGATAttggttaagaatgcttgttgCTTTACAGAGGATCTGTGTTCAGTTTTCCCAGCTTAACAactaccagtaactccagctccaggaaatccaacatGACTCCTCTTTTCTGGCCTCAGCATGTACtgtgcttatacacacacacacacacacacacacacacacacacacacacacaattaaaaataaggatAAATATCTAATGGCAGTGGGATGGCTATTGTTATGTTGATggctaaaagtttaaaaataattgtgcTTATGAGAACTGTAAAGCACAACTGGACCTCCAAATATTAAGGGTAAAGAGCTGTTTTAAAATTGCCTGGTCTTGTACAATTTTAACAAAACGGTTGTTTATGCATGAAACTAGGTCATAAGGTTgactgttgcttttgtttctgtaaaCAAAAGCTTGTTTTGCTTCAGACAACCTTGAGCCTGCCTGTAATCAGAATGTAACTTTATGTTCCTTGACGTTGTAAACCCCTGACTCATGTGGCGGGCTGTGTTTGGGAATCCCGAGTCCTGGGTGTAGACCTGGCACTAGTATCTGAATAAAAAAAGCCTCTAGCCTCTTTTTTGTTGAAAATTTATTAATGGCCAGACTGGTGAATCTCTGAATGACCTTAGACCCATAATAGCACCTAAGACGGTGTTTACAGCTTTGCACACATACTGTCAAGAGATACCACAGAAGTCTCACCCGAACCAATAACATTAGCCCCATTCTAAAACGTGGAAACCGAAATAAAGAAGCTAGGCAAACTTCGGTCACATGTAACAGAATCTACCCCCAGGATGCCTAAGTTTACCATGACCTGGGGTCCTCAGTCTAAAAATCACAGCAATTCTTAATTACAGCCTGAAGGCAACTGTATAAATGCTGAGGGAGGCATGTGGGTCTAGGCCTGGATCCCTTGGGTCTGTGGGAGGAGGCCGAGTCTGAACTCGTGGATCTAAGCGAGGAGGGTGAGGAGCTGAGGGAAGAGGGCTGGTGCCTGGACCCctgagtctgagggaggaggcctgTTGTCTAGACCCATAGGTTCAAGCAAGAGCTGGGGGTTGGAGAGCTGGGTCCTGGCCTGGTCCCCTGATCTAAATGAGTGACAGTTCTATCTAGGTGGGAGGATATTCGAGGCTGCCCAATGGCAGCTGCTTGCATCCCGCTAGCCCCGCCCCAGAGCTGCATGCTTCCATGGGCCTTGCCGGTTcttcttttgcccctccccttcctgttaAAGCCCCAGAAGGATCTAGAAAAGATTTCAGACGCGTTGAGAAGATGGAAGAGCGAAAAGATAAGGCTTCGTGCAATAGGTGAGTGAGATAAAAAACCTTCCAGGAAAGAGCCTCGTgaagaagaggggacagagaatATTAGAGCCAGGAGTGTCTTGAACTGAAAGTatcatttaaaaaccaaatagaCAGACTCAGGTATTATGACCTAGGAACTCTCTGGTGGACTTTGGTGGCGAACTGTTGAGCAAGATACTTCCAGATATGGAAGCAAAaggaacagaagttcaaggccattctcggCTGCAGAGcagagtttgagactagcctggctacatgagaccttatctcaaaataaataagtaaaataattaattacaaaGGTAAGCCTTAGACACTTAGAGCTGGGAATTGGAACTGCGGTGTTGGGTGCTGGGATGGTGCAAAAGTACCAGGTAGTTGATGTACTGACCGGCCTTATTCTCTTCCTAGGGACAACCTTTCCCTGCCGTTAGCCGGGAATGAGGCATGGCCTGATCCAGCCACCCCAGCCCTGCCACCCTCACTTCTGAGCACCCTAGACCCAGCCCACCTGGGGCTCCCTGAGCAACTGGCTTCTGTCACTGTCCCCATCCGCCTGGACACTCTGTCCTACCTCCTACATAGTGCCCTCCTGGGGACCTACAGCTTCCAACAGTCCTTACCCCCTTGCTCCTGCTCTGCTCAGCCATGCCACATGGCACCAGACACAGTCAGGAGGCCTCCCAGGAGATGGGACCAGGCCCGTGGGGGCTGTGAGATTGAGCGCAGGCCTTCCCGGGGCAGGGGTAGGGGCCGGGGCCAGTCACGATGGGGCCCTGGGAGAGCCAAAGAGCTGGAGAGGAGCATGGCAAGAGGTCCTGGGGCTGGCCCCAAGGCCCAACCAGCGACACCACCATcgcaggaggagcagaaggaagcTGGAGGACTGGAGCCACCCCTGCCTCCAGCACCTTTGTCTGAAGACTGGGAGACAGACTACTAGGACCCCGAAGAGCACCCAGTACTTGGCCGCCCAGGGCTTCCCAGAGCTTACAGTGTTCTTAATCCTTCAGAGGTACCCTCAAGAAATATCATCTCTACAACCTCCCCGGTCTCCAAACCACAGCCTCTGAAGGCGTCCTGCAGATCATCTTGTAAAGCCTAAACCTGACTTAGCAACCCAACCCCAGCTACTACCCCAGCCTATTCTCAATGGCCCAGGCTGCCCCAACCCCATTTCCAGACCAAATCATCACCGCAaagcccttcctctctccattccaCAGTCAACCCATTTCCCCATCCTTCCCCACACCCCTCTTGACCTTCAGTTCTGACCCATGTTCATTCCTAGTTTGTTCATTTGCTGTTTTTTTCAGTACTAGTCTCCTGAATGGCAGCCAAACACTGAACTAAACTGcaatcctcttttatttttatct
The sequence above is drawn from the Peromyscus leucopus breed LL Stock chromosome 1, UCI_PerLeu_2.1, whole genome shotgun sequence genome and encodes:
- the C1H19orf84 gene encoding uncharacterized protein C19orf84 homolog, with amino-acid sequence MGLAGSSFAPPLPVKAPEGSRKDFRRVEKMEERKDKASCNRDNLSLPLAGNEAWPDPATPALPPSLLSTLDPAHLGLPEQLASVTVPIRLDTLSYLLHSALLGTYSFQQSLPPCSCSAQPCHMAPDTVRRPPRRWDQARGGCEIERRPSRGRGRGRGQSRWGPGRAKELERSMARGPGAGPKAQPATPPSQEEQKEAGGLEPPLPPAPLSEDWETDY